A single region of the Actinomycetota bacterium genome encodes:
- the gltA gene encoding NADPH-dependent glutamate synthase codes for MPERPAAERAQDFDEVALGYTEEQAVAEAMRCLQCKNPTCQQGCPVNIDIKAFIGHMIDGNYADGVSVLKERNALPAVCGRVCPQEEQCEIACVLAKKGDPVAIGRLERWLGDFDLACDLEHRCVPVVGEPTGKRAAVIGSGPAGLACAGELARLGHGVTIFESLHAPGGVLTYGIPEFRLPMHVVGVEIDMLSQMGVEIVTDMVVGATVTIDELLAEEGFDSVFIGSGAGLPVFMGIPGENLGGVYSANEFLTRVNLMRAYEFPRADTPVWRGRKVAVVGGGNVAMDSARTALRLGADEVFLAYRRTDEEMPARREEVHHAREEGVQFKMLCSPVEITGHDGWVTGMVATRMELGEPDSSGRRAPVCVMGSEFVIDCDTVIIAVGTRANPLLSKAAPNLELTSRGYVLADDDGATSIPGVWAGGDIVTGSATVILAMGAGKQAARAMDRYMRG; via the coding sequence ATGCCGGAGCGTCCAGCCGCCGAGCGCGCGCAGGACTTCGATGAGGTCGCGCTCGGCTACACGGAAGAGCAGGCCGTTGCCGAGGCGATGCGCTGCCTACAATGCAAGAACCCGACCTGCCAGCAGGGCTGTCCGGTCAACATCGACATCAAGGCCTTCATCGGCCACATGATCGACGGCAACTACGCCGACGGCGTGTCCGTGCTCAAGGAGCGCAACGCGTTGCCCGCGGTGTGCGGCCGTGTGTGCCCGCAGGAGGAGCAGTGCGAGATCGCGTGCGTTCTCGCCAAGAAGGGCGACCCGGTCGCGATTGGACGGCTCGAGCGCTGGCTCGGCGACTTCGACCTCGCGTGCGACCTCGAGCACCGGTGTGTCCCGGTCGTTGGTGAGCCCACGGGCAAGCGAGCCGCCGTGATCGGCTCCGGACCGGCAGGCCTGGCGTGCGCGGGGGAGCTGGCTCGCCTTGGCCACGGGGTGACGATCTTCGAATCGCTACATGCGCCCGGGGGAGTGCTCACCTACGGCATCCCGGAGTTCCGGCTGCCGATGCACGTTGTCGGCGTCGAGATCGACATGCTCTCGCAGATGGGCGTCGAGATCGTCACCGACATGGTCGTTGGCGCCACGGTCACCATCGACGAACTCCTGGCCGAGGAGGGCTTCGACAGCGTATTCATCGGCAGCGGGGCGGGTCTGCCGGTATTCATGGGAATTCCCGGCGAGAACCTGGGCGGCGTCTACTCGGCCAACGAGTTCCTCACGCGCGTCAACCTGATGCGCGCCTACGAGTTCCCGCGCGCCGACACACCTGTGTGGCGCGGTCGCAAGGTGGCGGTTGTCGGCGGCGGCAACGTCGCGATGGACTCCGCGCGTACCGCATTGCGGCTTGGGGCGGACGAGGTGTTCTTGGCGTACCGGCGTACCGATGAGGAGATGCCGGCTCGTCGCGAAGAGGTCCACCACGCCCGCGAGGAGGGCGTCCAGTTCAAGATGTTGTGTTCGCCGGTGGAGATCACGGGCCACGACGGCTGGGTGACCGGTATGGTCGCGACGCGGATGGAGCTAGGGGAGCCGGATTCGAGCGGTCGGCGCGCACCGGTGTGCGTGATGGGGTCGGAGTTCGTGATCGATTGCGACACCGTGATCATCGCGGTGGGGACCCGGGCTAACCCCCTTCTCAGCAAGGCGGCTCCGAACCTCGAGCTGACGAGCCGGGGATACGTGCTCGCAGATGATGACGGGGCAACGAGCATCCCGGGCGTGTGGGCTGGAGGCGACATCGTGACGGGGTCGGCGACCGTCATTCTGGCGATGGGGGCTGGCAAACAGGCTGCGCGCGCGATGGACCGCTACATGCGCGGCTAG
- a CDS encoding CapA family protein — translation MAPTRPNRMQSNSPHNRTDMRSRRRRRSRIRVVFVSAAALLVALAVAAVYFAVGLPKSSQDSEAAAPGAYAPPDPRPVATVEHTVAPDPEASRPATITISAVGDMIFDRRVKELIRASGGAAPLRHVADLLGRADLTVGNLESPLSDGGTMDADKDVTFRGDPRAIIGLTASGFDFLSIANNHVLDYGPDALADTVSALGDAGIAHAGAGADRDAAWKPAVIELDGGTTAAYLAFSHILPPGFVATSSKAGLAQGRNNMDNVTEAVRSAKKKYDYVLVSFHWGVEYKDDANGDQVRDARATIDAGADMVLAHHPHVIQGIEFYKGRLIAYSLGDFVFDHYSRKTGEAFVLNASLGPGGVTDVSAIPVYLDTYGAPKLVQGSEATVILERLTDISAKHGTNVKIRDNRAQVLP, via the coding sequence ATGGCCCCGACACGACCCAACCGCATGCAGTCGAACTCCCCCCACAACCGGACGGACATGCGCTCCCGGCGTCGCCGTCGGAGCCGGATTCGCGTCGTCTTCGTGTCTGCAGCCGCCCTTCTGGTCGCACTCGCCGTTGCTGCGGTCTACTTCGCGGTCGGCCTCCCTAAGTCCTCCCAAGATTCGGAAGCCGCGGCTCCCGGCGCATACGCTCCGCCCGACCCCCGCCCGGTCGCGACCGTCGAGCACACAGTTGCGCCCGATCCCGAGGCCAGCCGGCCCGCGACGATCACGATCTCTGCGGTCGGCGATATGATCTTCGACCGCCGCGTAAAGGAGCTCATCCGCGCCAGCGGTGGCGCGGCTCCGTTGCGACACGTCGCGGACCTCCTTGGCCGGGCCGATCTCACGGTGGGAAATCTCGAGAGTCCGCTGTCGGACGGCGGCACGATGGACGCCGACAAGGACGTGACCTTCCGAGGAGACCCCCGCGCCATCATCGGCCTGACGGCTTCCGGCTTCGACTTCCTATCCATCGCGAACAATCACGTTCTCGACTACGGGCCGGACGCGCTTGCGGACACGGTGAGCGCTCTCGGCGACGCCGGAATCGCTCACGCGGGGGCCGGTGCTGATCGCGACGCCGCGTGGAAGCCGGCCGTCATCGAGCTCGACGGCGGCACAACCGCAGCGTACCTGGCATTCAGCCACATCCTGCCGCCGGGATTCGTCGCGACGTCGAGCAAGGCCGGCCTCGCGCAGGGACGCAACAATATGGACAACGTCACCGAGGCAGTGCGGTCCGCCAAGAAGAAGTACGACTACGTGCTCGTGTCGTTCCACTGGGGTGTCGAGTACAAGGACGACGCCAACGGCGACCAGGTCCGTGACGCGCGCGCGACAATCGACGCCGGGGCCGACATGGTGCTCGCCCATCACCCTCATGTCATACAAGGCATCGAGTTCTACAAGGGGCGACTCATCGCGTACTCCCTTGGCGATTTCGTCTTCGACCATTACTCTCGCAAGACCGGCGAGGCGTTCGTGCTCAATGCATCGCTCGGACCCGGCGGCGTCACGGACGTTTCCGCGATCCCGGTCTACCTCGATACATACGGAGCACCTAAGCTGGTACAGGGTTCCGAGGCTACCGTCATCCTGGAACGCCTGACCGACATTTCGGCGAAACACGGCACGAACGTGAAGATTCGCGACAACAGAGCGCAGGTTCTCCCGTGA
- a CDS encoding FAD:protein FMN transferase, with protein sequence MERKAALSVLGTVSLVAALCASSLALAGCDRNDPVVDAREKLGTVVTVTAYGEDRVAVGDAVDAAFDAMDRVAGQLDSYDASSAISAANAYLAKNAIRAPLPPYSLEILNSVERLGVSEQFSVTIGAAVGLYDFGGSGHVPTAAELDAVLEPRLERRGRNIYLKPFGLGKAGTVPPPSLDFGGASKGLALDEALRTLASSGAVDAAILTSGSTTVTMGSKPDGSQWQVGIEDPRDTSSVVAVARGTGPFTVSTSGDYQQYFERDGVRYHHILDPATGLPASGLRSLTVIGASSGVESDILSTALFVAGPDGAPAYALESGLALFLVDSEGRAQTVPAPEGASFSITEGSGSEKP encoded by the coding sequence GTGGAAAGAAAGGCCGCACTTTCGGTCCTTGGGACCGTGTCGCTGGTAGCCGCGCTGTGTGCATCATCGCTCGCGCTAGCCGGGTGCGACCGCAACGATCCGGTCGTGGATGCCCGGGAGAAACTCGGCACGGTAGTGACCGTCACCGCCTACGGCGAGGACCGCGTAGCCGTGGGGGACGCCGTCGACGCGGCTTTTGACGCCATGGACCGTGTCGCGGGCCAACTCGACAGCTACGACGCGTCCTCGGCCATCTCAGCCGCCAATGCGTACCTTGCCAAGAACGCGATACGGGCACCCCTGCCCCCGTACTCGCTGGAGATCCTGAACAGCGTCGAACGTCTGGGTGTCTCGGAACAGTTCTCGGTCACCATCGGTGCAGCAGTGGGTCTCTACGATTTCGGGGGTTCGGGACACGTGCCCACCGCGGCGGAGCTCGATGCAGTGCTGGAGCCGCGCCTCGAGCGCCGCGGCCGGAACATCTACCTGAAGCCGTTCGGGCTGGGCAAGGCGGGCACCGTGCCGCCGCCGTCGCTCGATTTCGGCGGGGCCTCGAAGGGGCTGGCGCTTGACGAGGCGCTCCGTACGCTCGCAAGCAGCGGAGCCGTGGATGCCGCGATCCTGACGAGCGGCAGCACGACGGTAACGATGGGCAGCAAGCCCGACGGGTCGCAGTGGCAGGTCGGAATCGAGGATCCTCGCGACACGAGTTCGGTCGTGGCGGTCGCACGCGGAACCGGACCGTTCACGGTCTCAACGTCAGGTGACTACCAGCAGTACTTCGAGCGAGACGGCGTGCGGTACCACCACATTCTCGATCCCGCGACCGGCCTCCCCGCGTCCGGGCTTCGGTCTTTGACCGTGATCGGCGCATCAAGCGGGGTCGAATCGGACATCCTTTCGACCGCGCTGTTCGTCGCGGGGCCCGACGGCGCGCCTGCCTACGCGCTCGAGAGCGGGCTGGCGCTGTTTCTCGTGGACAGCGAAGGGCGGGCACAAACCGTGCCCGCCCCCGAAGGTGCGTCGTTCTCGATCACTGAGGGCTCAGGCTCCGAGAAGCCCTGA
- a CDS encoding DUF951 domain-containing protein gives MAVPITPVRVGDVVKLKKPHPCGGNEWEITRVGMDIVLQCLGCGRKVRLVRYEFDRRFRGFVRRSSHEQNDS, from the coding sequence GTGGCAGTGCCCATCACACCCGTTCGCGTTGGCGATGTGGTCAAGCTCAAGAAGCCCCATCCTTGCGGCGGAAACGAGTGGGAGATCACGCGCGTGGGCATGGACATCGTGCTGCAGTGTCTGGGGTGCGGCCGCAAAGTGCGCCTCGTGCGATATGAGTTCGACCGGCGCTTTCGGGGCTTCGTGAGGCGGTCTTCGCACGAGCAGAACGACTCGTAG
- a CDS encoding LytTR family DNA-binding domain-containing protein, translating into MATEAANVLVIDDDESIVEMIKMGLEADGMKVHSAGDGAEGIEVLNRELVDVVVLDIMMPRVDGWMALMEIRNNPMTADLPVIMLTAKTQDLAKILAFKQGVQQYVTKPFNILELSARVESLVKGRRRMMGESVSAGEADFRKLAVRKGGRTVLLTIDDIVIISARNKSTYAHTYENQYLVDLTLGELEGRLAKESFVRVHRSYMINLNKIKEILRVDGQYVVVVSDRDETHVPVARRQVRAFREAVGI; encoded by the coding sequence GTGGCGACCGAAGCTGCGAACGTGCTGGTCATCGACGACGACGAGTCCATCGTCGAGATGATCAAGATGGGGCTCGAGGCCGACGGCATGAAGGTCCACAGCGCCGGCGACGGAGCCGAGGGGATCGAAGTCCTGAACCGCGAGCTTGTCGATGTCGTTGTTCTCGATATCATGATGCCCCGCGTGGACGGCTGGATGGCCCTCATGGAGATTCGCAACAATCCCATGACGGCCGACCTTCCCGTGATCATGCTGACGGCCAAGACCCAGGACCTCGCGAAGATCCTTGCGTTCAAGCAGGGCGTCCAGCAGTACGTCACCAAGCCGTTCAACATCCTCGAGCTCTCCGCGCGCGTGGAAAGTCTCGTCAAGGGTCGCCGCCGCATGATGGGCGAGTCGGTCAGCGCGGGCGAAGCGGACTTCCGCAAGCTCGCCGTCCGCAAGGGTGGCAGGACCGTCCTGCTCACGATCGACGACATCGTCATCATCTCGGCGCGCAACAAGTCCACCTACGCACACACATACGAGAACCAGTATCTCGTTGACCTCACCCTCGGCGAGCTTGAAGGCAGGCTGGCCAAGGAATCCTTCGTTCGCGTTCACCGCAGCTACATGATCAACCTGAACAAGATCAAGGAGATCCTGCGAGTCGACGGTCAGTACGTCGTGGTCGTGTCCGATCGCGACGAGACCCACGTTCCGGTCGCGCGACGCCAGGTGCGCGCGTTCCGCGAGGCGGTGGGTATCTGA
- a CDS encoding V-type ATPase subunit: protein MARTRVIADPIRYGFAVGRVRVLETRLLSRSHFERLLDAPSFVEQKRVLSETVYGGYLESATTADDVERAVDHALADVYEDFLESANLPASMVKFFRTQHDFENLRGMLKAEAVGIPADDLLNDLGSIPAEDFLSGNLPQRLAKIERRVRAKIERDDETLPVDLVDPAVDAEMYVEMCEVAGESTSEHIREIAQLGSDLANIKAFLRTRSRNMPVAEAERFFVPCGHVPIARFIALYRLPLADAAAQLAALPALRVADPAALLDPGRVDVLVDVALARALRGALMVAIGPEPVIGYVYARRAEASMLRMLLIGKLSGVRTDVLRARLRDVA from the coding sequence GTGGCCCGCACGCGCGTCATAGCCGATCCGATCAGATATGGCTTCGCGGTCGGCCGCGTCCGCGTTCTCGAGACGAGGTTGCTGAGCCGGTCTCACTTCGAGCGTCTGCTCGACGCCCCCTCCTTCGTCGAGCAGAAGCGCGTGTTGTCCGAGACCGTCTACGGGGGCTATCTCGAGTCGGCGACGACCGCGGACGACGTGGAGCGTGCGGTTGATCACGCACTAGCCGATGTCTACGAGGACTTCCTCGAGAGCGCGAACCTCCCGGCAAGCATGGTCAAGTTCTTCCGCACGCAGCACGATTTCGAGAACCTGCGCGGCATGCTCAAAGCGGAGGCTGTGGGCATCCCAGCCGATGACCTCCTCAACGACCTGGGAAGCATACCTGCCGAGGACTTCCTGTCGGGGAATCTTCCGCAGCGGCTCGCGAAGATCGAGCGCCGCGTGCGTGCGAAGATCGAGCGCGACGACGAGACGCTGCCGGTCGACCTCGTGGATCCCGCCGTTGATGCCGAGATGTACGTGGAGATGTGCGAGGTGGCGGGAGAGTCCACGAGCGAGCACATACGTGAGATTGCGCAACTGGGGTCCGATTTGGCCAACATCAAGGCATTCCTTCGCACGCGGTCACGCAACATGCCCGTGGCCGAGGCCGAACGGTTCTTCGTACCGTGTGGCCATGTGCCTATCGCGAGGTTCATCGCGCTGTACCGGCTGCCGCTTGCCGATGCCGCTGCGCAACTGGCAGCGTTGCCGGCCCTGAGAGTCGCGGACCCGGCGGCGCTGCTGGATCCCGGTCGCGTCGACGTGCTGGTCGACGTTGCACTCGCGCGCGCACTGCGCGGCGCGCTCATGGTTGCGATCGGCCCCGAGCCGGTCATCGGGTATGTGTACGCGCGACGCGCTGAAGCATCGATGCTGCGAATGCTGCTCATTGGCAAGTTGTCCGGCGTGAGAACCGACGTGCTGCGCGCCCGGCTAAGGGACGTGGCCTGA
- a CDS encoding ACT domain-containing protein, producing MHTPAILSVLGEDRVGIVAGISKVLAESGANIEDIRQTIISGIFSMTMLVTVDEDATPFDELQRHLSQVGEGLGLQVTLQREDVFRYMHRI from the coding sequence ATGCATACGCCAGCTATCCTTTCCGTCCTCGGCGAGGACAGGGTCGGCATCGTAGCCGGCATCTCGAAGGTGCTCGCAGAATCGGGCGCCAACATCGAAGACATCCGCCAGACCATCATCAGCGGGATCTTCTCGATGACCATGCTCGTCACCGTCGACGAGGACGCCACGCCATTCGACGAGCTGCAGCGCCATCTGTCGCAGGTCGGCGAGGGTCTCGGGCTACAGGTGACCCTTCAGCGCGAGGACGTCTTCCGGTACATGCACCGCATTTAG
- a CDS encoding PFL family protein, whose amino-acid sequence MNLSPEEIVETLLMITQQNLDIRTVTLGMSLDHCAHPDLNTMAANVYEAVCSRAEKLVPTTEAIQAEYGVPIVNRRIAVTPIANLAAACDVTDVTPLAVALDRAAHEVGVDFIGGFSALVQKGIGAGDRRVIDSIPAVLSSTKRVCSSVNVASTRAGINMDAVLRMAEVIRETAALTAHEDGFGCGKLVIFCNMVEDNPFMAGAMHGPGEADAVINVGISGPGVVRAVVSALAEDADLTTVAEAIKATAFKITRVGELIARETARRLGVAMGIVDLSLAPTPAPGDSVADIIEAIGVERCGGPGTTTALALLNDAIKKGGAMGTSSIGGLSGAFIPVSEDMGMVRAVNDGALTLEKLEAMTAVCSVGLDMIAIPGDTPAETIAAIISDACAIGVINGKTTATRLIPVVGKSVGDTVEYGGLFGSAPIMAVNAWAGSRLVRRGGRVPAPLGSLRN is encoded by the coding sequence ATGAACCTATCTCCCGAGGAGATCGTCGAGACGCTGCTGATGATCACCCAGCAGAACCTCGACATACGCACGGTCACTCTTGGCATGTCACTCGACCACTGCGCCCACCCTGATCTCAACACGATGGCGGCCAACGTCTACGAGGCGGTGTGCTCACGTGCAGAGAAGCTCGTACCGACCACCGAGGCGATCCAGGCCGAGTACGGCGTCCCCATCGTCAACCGGCGCATCGCCGTCACCCCGATCGCCAACCTTGCGGCCGCATGCGACGTGACCGACGTGACCCCGCTCGCAGTGGCGCTCGACCGCGCGGCTCACGAGGTGGGCGTCGACTTCATCGGCGGGTTCTCCGCGCTCGTGCAGAAGGGCATCGGCGCAGGCGACCGGCGCGTGATCGACTCCATTCCCGCCGTCCTTTCGAGCACGAAGCGCGTCTGCTCGTCGGTCAACGTCGCTTCCACACGCGCGGGGATCAACATGGACGCGGTCCTCCGCATGGCCGAGGTCATCCGGGAAACGGCCGCACTCACAGCGCACGAAGACGGCTTCGGCTGCGGGAAGCTCGTGATCTTCTGCAACATGGTCGAGGACAACCCGTTCATGGCCGGGGCGATGCACGGACCAGGCGAGGCCGACGCGGTCATCAACGTGGGCATCTCCGGCCCCGGTGTGGTCCGCGCCGTAGTCTCCGCACTTGCCGAGGACGCCGACCTGACCACCGTGGCCGAGGCCATCAAGGCGACGGCGTTCAAGATCACCCGCGTGGGAGAACTGATCGCGCGCGAGACAGCCCGGAGGCTTGGCGTTGCGATGGGCATTGTCGACCTCTCACTCGCCCCCACGCCCGCCCCCGGCGACAGCGTCGCCGACATCATCGAGGCGATAGGGGTTGAGCGCTGCGGCGGACCCGGGACCACGACAGCGCTTGCGCTTCTCAATGACGCCATCAAGAAGGGTGGCGCGATGGGGACGAGCTCGATCGGCGGGCTCTCAGGCGCCTTCATACCTGTGTCAGAGGACATGGGCATGGTGCGCGCGGTCAACGACGGCGCCCTGACCCTTGAGAAGCTGGAGGCCATGACGGCGGTCTGCTCGGTGGGCCTGGATATGATCGCCATTCCGGGGGACACACCCGCAGAGACGATTGCCGCGATAATCTCCGACGCATGCGCGATCGGCGTCATCAACGGCAAGACCACCGCCACCCGACTCATACCGGTCGTCGGGAAATCCGTGGGCGACACGGTCGAGTATGGAGGGCTGTTCGGCTCGGCGCCCATCATGGCGGTGAACGCCTGGGCTGGCTCGCGCCTGGTCCGGCGTGGTGGCCGCGTACCTGCTCCCCTCGGGAGTCTGCGCAACTAG
- a CDS encoding sulfide/dihydroorotate dehydrogenase-like FAD/NAD-binding protein — MFPIVHTRQLSESVFEMGVEAPRIARKVRAGQFLMLRVDDAGERIPLTFSDWSAEEGWVRFIFMRVGKTTHKLSHLGVGDSLADVVGPLGKPTEVEGLGRVAVVGGGVGAAVAYPVARAMAEAGSQVTVILGARAEELLILRDEFTAIPGVELVVTTDDGSAGRKGLVTAPLKELCEAKAIDHAMAIGPAIMMKFCAETTREYKVPTTVSLNPIMVDGTGMCGACRVSVGGVTRFGCVDGPDFDGHAVDFEELLSRQRVYVDDERLADSEYSKECSCHK; from the coding sequence ATGTTCCCGATCGTGCACACACGACAGCTCTCGGAGTCTGTCTTTGAAATGGGTGTCGAGGCTCCCCGGATCGCACGCAAGGTGCGGGCGGGGCAGTTTCTGATGCTGCGCGTCGACGATGCGGGCGAGCGCATCCCGCTCACCTTCAGCGACTGGTCTGCCGAGGAGGGCTGGGTCCGCTTCATCTTCATGCGCGTCGGCAAGACGACGCACAAGCTCTCTCACCTCGGCGTCGGGGATTCGCTTGCGGATGTCGTGGGGCCCCTTGGCAAGCCCACCGAGGTGGAGGGGCTCGGTCGCGTCGCTGTTGTCGGCGGAGGTGTCGGTGCCGCCGTTGCGTATCCGGTTGCGCGGGCGATGGCGGAGGCGGGCTCGCAGGTCACGGTGATCCTTGGCGCGCGGGCCGAGGAGCTGCTCATCCTGCGCGACGAGTTCACGGCGATTCCGGGCGTGGAGCTCGTCGTGACCACCGATGATGGCTCGGCAGGTCGCAAGGGGCTTGTGACCGCGCCGCTCAAGGAACTCTGCGAGGCCAAGGCGATCGACCACGCGATGGCCATCGGACCCGCGATCATGATGAAGTTCTGCGCCGAGACGACCCGCGAGTACAAGGTGCCCACCACCGTGTCGCTCAACCCGATCATGGTCGACGGCACGGGGATGTGCGGCGCGTGCCGGGTGAGCGTGGGCGGCGTGACCCGGTTCGGGTGCGTCGACGGGCCCGATTTCGACGGGCATGCCGTCGACTTCGAAGAGCTCCTGAGCAGGCAACGCGTCTATGTCGATGACGAAAGGCTCGCCGATTCCGAGTACTCCAAGGAGTGCTCATGCCACAAGTAG
- a CDS encoding V-type ATP synthase subunit I has translation MAIARMLKVEVIAHGDVIDEAVERLQRVGVLEIVRAEIDDERVTPFVPDERRLNELDEQIARAQFVRDFLGRYHTPDIAFASFIAEKIHIAEDDFDRLETDPEFNSLYRECNSIAARLADIERERARERALAEELEPWRELHLQISQWKGTGHVRLFTGVVPAAQSAAIRQSLRDAVDEVTVAEVGAAGDREAWIVMAHRGRFEEVRSQLALTEFTEVTFPGLENYPTEEIHRIGEHLDHLAKEEEGLRARAQELESRHAHARALVEALLSQREAESVRSDFHATDRAFVVTGWLPEARKSTLVEALAPIGSDLDIDFSKPTADDLVPVELTNPWFIRPFEVLTDLYGRPAYGAVDPTPLLAGFFFLFFGMCLGDVGYGIALAVAAYLMKTKLDVAPGVKKFMDLLIAGGISSVLVGVATRSYFALTVEELPAFLRYTPLIDPLDDIITLLVVSIAIGVVHVLLGVFVNVYLQVKAGAWMDAVQDDISTVLLLIALGLTAATGQVAFLGWGAVVAVVLKGHILERLFVDRAPVRALIGIGSGLLGIYGLTGFMSDFLSYSRLAALGLSSLLVGQVMNLLAGMVSGAPWGLGFLAAALILIVGHTFNLVINLLGSFVHPARLQFVEFFSKFYEAGGRVYKPFSRQRALLVLHPGTGEQEGGSPQ, from the coding sequence GTGGCCATTGCCCGAATGCTCAAGGTCGAGGTCATCGCCCACGGAGATGTCATCGACGAGGCCGTCGAGCGGCTTCAGCGCGTCGGGGTCCTCGAGATCGTTCGAGCTGAGATCGACGACGAGCGCGTCACACCGTTCGTGCCCGATGAGCGCAGGCTCAACGAACTCGACGAGCAGATAGCCCGCGCCCAGTTCGTGCGCGATTTCCTTGGCAGGTATCACACGCCGGACATCGCGTTCGCATCCTTCATTGCCGAGAAGATCCACATCGCCGAGGACGACTTCGATCGCCTCGAGACGGATCCGGAGTTCAACTCGCTTTACCGTGAGTGCAACAGCATCGCCGCGCGCCTCGCCGACATCGAGCGCGAGCGGGCGCGCGAGCGGGCACTTGCCGAGGAGCTCGAGCCCTGGCGCGAGCTGCACCTGCAGATCAGCCAGTGGAAGGGCACGGGGCACGTCCGCCTGTTCACCGGCGTCGTTCCCGCGGCCCAGTCTGCGGCCATCCGGCAGAGCCTCCGAGACGCCGTCGACGAGGTCACCGTGGCCGAGGTCGGTGCAGCCGGCGACCGCGAAGCGTGGATCGTGATGGCGCACCGCGGCAGGTTCGAAGAGGTCCGTTCGCAGCTCGCGCTCACGGAGTTCACGGAGGTCACGTTCCCCGGACTCGAGAACTACCCGACCGAGGAGATCCACCGCATCGGGGAGCACCTCGACCATCTTGCGAAAGAGGAGGAGGGCCTCCGCGCACGCGCGCAAGAGCTCGAGTCCCGCCACGCTCATGCCCGCGCACTCGTGGAGGCGCTGCTCAGCCAGCGTGAGGCGGAATCGGTGCGGTCGGACTTCCACGCGACGGATCGCGCGTTCGTGGTGACCGGCTGGTTGCCCGAGGCGCGCAAGAGCACGCTTGTCGAAGCGCTCGCTCCGATCGGCTCCGACCTCGACATCGACTTCTCGAAGCCGACCGCAGACGACCTCGTGCCGGTCGAGCTCACCAACCCGTGGTTCATACGACCCTTCGAGGTGCTCACTGACCTCTACGGACGTCCTGCGTACGGGGCCGTCGATCCTACGCCGCTGCTCGCGGGCTTCTTCTTCCTGTTCTTCGGGATGTGCCTGGGGGATGTGGGATACGGCATCGCGCTGGCAGTAGCCGCTTACCTCATGAAGACCAAGCTCGACGTTGCCCCCGGCGTCAAGAAGTTCATGGATCTGCTCATCGCTGGCGGCATCTCGTCGGTTCTCGTGGGCGTGGCGACCCGGAGCTACTTTGCTCTTACGGTCGAAGAGCTTCCGGCGTTCTTGCGCTATACGCCGCTGATCGATCCGCTCGACGACATCATCACGCTTCTTGTCGTGTCCATCGCTATCGGCGTCGTGCACGTGCTCCTTGGCGTGTTCGTGAACGTGTACCTGCAGGTGAAGGCCGGGGCGTGGATGGACGCCGTGCAGGACGACATCTCGACCGTTCTGTTGCTGATTGCGCTCGGGCTCACGGCTGCTACGGGACAGGTCGCCTTCCTGGGATGGGGGGCGGTTGTCGCGGTAGTGCTGAAGGGCCACATCCTGGAGCGGCTGTTCGTGGACCGCGCGCCCGTTCGCGCACTGATAGGGATAGGCAGTGGTTTGCTGGGAATCTACGGTCTCACGGGCTTCATGTCGGACTTCTTGTCCTACTCGCGACTGGCCGCTCTCGGGCTCTCGAGCCTACTCGTAGGCCAGGTGATGAACTTGCTTGCCGGCATGGTCTCCGGAGCGCCGTGGGGACTCGGATTCCTCGCAGCCGCTCTCATCCTGATCGTTGGCCACACGTTCAACTTGGTCATCAATCTCCTTGGCTCATTCGTGCATCCTGCACGTCTGCAGTTCGTCGAGTTCTTCAGCAAGTTCTACGAGGCCGGAGGGCGGGTCTACAAGCCGTTCTCACGGCAACGCGCATTGTTGGTGCTCCACCCGGGGACGGGTGAGCAGGAAGGAGGGTCCCCCCAGTGA
- a CDS encoding V-type ATP synthase subunit K — MKDFVLGMGGAEWALFGAALAVIGGGVGSSIGITSISNTATGIISEEPGKFGKLLPLAAMPGTQGIYGFITGLLVLIFFNFFEGIPDLSASEGIRIFFACLPVAFVCMVSAIYQGATAVGSAGMVARRDEDAGKSLIFPALVETYAVLSLIVTVLMLITLSS, encoded by the coding sequence GTGAAGGACTTCGTTCTTGGGATGGGCGGCGCCGAGTGGGCGCTGTTCGGTGCCGCACTCGCTGTCATTGGCGGCGGGGTCGGGTCGTCGATCGGCATCACGTCGATCAGCAACACGGCCACGGGCATCATCTCGGAGGAGCCGGGCAAGTTCGGCAAGCTGCTGCCGTTGGCGGCAATGCCGGGTACCCAGGGCATCTACGGCTTCATCACGGGATTGCTCGTGCTGATCTTCTTCAACTTCTTCGAGGGTATCCCGGACCTATCTGCAAGCGAAGGCATCCGCATCTTCTTCGCGTGCTTGCCGGTCGCATTCGTATGCATGGTGTCCGCCATCTACCAAGGCGCGACAGCCGTGGGCTCAGCGGGAATGGTCGCGCGTCGCGACGAGGATGCAGGCAAGTCGCTCATCTTCCCCGCGCTCGTCGAGACCTACGCGGTGCTCTCGCTTATCGTCACCGTGCTCATGCTCATCACCCTCTCGAGTTAG